Proteins encoded within one genomic window of Tachysurus vachellii isolate PV-2020 chromosome 16, HZAU_Pvac_v1, whole genome shotgun sequence:
- the ninj2 gene encoding ninjurin-2 gives MSAARGQADLQNLNMNQYATKKTVAESMLDVALLMANASQLKAVLEQGPGFKYFLIVIVLIAVSLFFQVLAGAFFILMARKDLNVVANHRKLDLMNNIATALVFLTVIINIFITAFGVQKTGLYPQ, from the exons AATCTCAACATGAATCAGTATGCCACTAAGAAGACAGTGGCTGAAAGCATGCTGGATGTGGCTCTGCTTATGGCCAACGCGTCTCAGCTAAAAGCCGTGCTGGAACAAGGGCCCGGGTTTAAGTACTTCCTGATCGTGATTGTGCTCATCGCAGTCTCGCTCTTCTTCCAAGTGCTCGCTGGAGCTTTCTTTATTCTCATGG CACGGAAAGATCTCAATGTCGTCGCAAATCACAGAAAGCTGGACTTAATGAATAACATAGCGACTGCCCTTGTGTTCCTTACCGTCATCATCAACATCTTCATCACTGCATTCGGTGTGCAGAAGACAGGCCTCTACCCTCAGTAG
- the LOC132858660 gene encoding clathrin heavy chain 1-like translates to MAQILPIRFQEHLQLQNLGFNPANIGFSTLTMESDKFICVREKVGEQAQVVIIDMSDPNSPIRRPISADSAIMNPASKVIALKAAKTLQIFNIEMKSKMKAHTMTEDVTFWKWISLNTVALVTDNTVYHWSMEGDSQPVKVFNRHSSLAGCQIINYRTDTKQKWLLLIGISAQHNRVVGAMQLYSVDRKVSQPIEGHAAGFAQFKMEGNAEESTLFCFAVRGQAGGKLYIIEVGTPPSGNQPFPKKAVDVFFPLEAQNDFPVAMQISPKQDVVFLITKYGYIHLYDLETGTCIYMNRISGETIFVTALHEATSGIIGVNRKGQVLSVCVEEENIIPYITNVLQNPDLALRMAVRNNLVGAEELFARKFNTLFSVGNYSEAAKVAANAPKGILRTPDTIRHFQSVPAQPGQTSPLLQYFGILLDQGQLNKFESLELCRPVLQQGRKQLLEKWLKEDKLECSEELGDLVKSVDPTLTLSVYLRANVPNKVIQCFAETGQFQKIVLYAKKVGYTPDWIFLLRNVMRISPEQGLQFSQMLVQDEEPLADITQIVDVLMEYNLIQQCTSFLLDALKNNRPTDGPLQTRLLEMNLMHAPQVADAILGNQMFTHYDRAHVAQLCEKAGLLQRALEHYTDLYDIKCAVVHTHLLNPEWLVNFFGSLSVEDSLECLRAMLSANIRQNLQICIQVASKYHEQLTTQSLTKLFESFKSFEGLFYFLGSIVNFSQDPEVHFKYIQAACKTGQIKEVERICRESNCYDSERVKNFLKEAKLTDQLPLIIVCDRFDFVHDLVLYLYRNNLQKYIEIYVQKVNPSRLPVVIGGLLDVDCSEDVIKNLILVVHGQFSTDELVAEVEKRNRLKLMLPWLEARIHEGCEEPATHNALAKIYIDSNNNPERFLRENPYYDSRVVGKYCEKRDPHLACVAYERGQCDQELINVCNENSLFKSLSRYLVRRKDPELWASVLLESNPYRRPLIDQVVQTALSETQDPEKVSVTVKAFMTADLPYELIELLEKIVLDNSVFSEHRNLQNLLILTAIKADRTRVMEYINRLDNYDAPDIANIAISNELFEEAFAIFRKFDVNTSAVQVLIEHIGNLDRAYEFTKSCNEPAVWRQLAKTQLKKGLVKEAIDSYIKADDPSAYMEVGHAAAQSGNWEDLVKFLQMARKKARESYVETELIFALAKTNRLAELEEFINGPNNAHIQQVGDRCYDEKMYEAAKLLYNNVSNFGRLVSTLVHLGEYQAAVDGARKANSTRIWKEVCFTCVDGKEFRLAQICGLHIVVHADELEELINYYQDRGYFEELITMLEAALGLERAHMGMFTELAILYSKFKPQKMREHLELFWSRVNIPKVLKAAEKAHLWAELVFLYDKYEEYDNAIIIMMNHPADAWKESQFKDIVTKVANVELYYRAIQFYLEFKPLLLNDLLIVLSPRLDHTRAVNLFSKVKQLSLVKPYLRSVQNHNNKSVNEALNNLFIIEENYQALRTSIDAYDNFDNISLAQSLEKHELIEFRRIAAYLFKGNNRWKQSVELCKKDKLYKDAMQYASESKDTELAEELLQWFLQEEKKECFAACLFTCYDLLRPDVVLEKAWRHNIMDFSMPYFIQVMREYLSKVDKLDASESLRKEEEQATEAQPIVYGTPQLMLTAGPSVPVPPQQPYGYGYTAPAGYGQSAQPGFGYSM, encoded by the coding sequence ATGGCTCAGATCCTGCCTATTCGCTTTCAGGAGCACCTCCAGCTCCAGAACCTGGGATTTAACCCAGCTAATATTGGCTTCAGCACGCTTACTATGGAATCTGACAAGTTCATCTGTGTGCGAGAAAAGGTGGGCGAGCAGGCGCAGGTGGTCATCATCGACATGAGCGACCCCAATTCGCCCATCCGCAGGCCCATCTCAGCAGATAGCGCAATCATGAACCCAGCCAGCAAAGTGATTGCCCTCAAAGCTGCGAAAACCCTGCAGATTTTCAACATCGAAATGAAGAGCAAGATGAAGGCACACACCATGACTGAGGATGTGACATTCTGGAAGTGGATCTCCCTGAACACCGTAGCACTTGTAACAGACAACACAGTCTACCACTGGAGTATGGAAGGCGACTCGCAACCTGTTAAAGTGTTCAACCGGCATTCCAGCTTAGCAGGCTGCCAGATTATCAACTACCGCACCGACACCAAACAGAAATGGCTTCTTCTGATTGGGATTTCGGCACAGCACAACCGTGTGGTCGGAGCAATGCAGCTGTACTCTGTGGACAGGAAGGTGTCGCAGCCTATCGAGGGCCACGCTGCGGGCTTTGCTCAGTTCAAAATGGAAGGGAATGCTGAAGAGTCCACATTGTTTTGCTTTGCTGTTCGTGGTCAAGCTGGAGGAAAGCTCTACATTATCGAAGTCGGAACACCTCCGTCTGGCAATCAGCCTTTCCCGAAGAAAGCCGTAGATGTGTTCTTTCCGCTGGAAGCCCAGAACGACTTCCCTGTTGCTATGCAGATCAGCCCCAAGCAGGATGTGGTCTTTCTCATCACCAAATATGGCTACATTCACCTGTATGACCTTGAAACTGGCACTTGCATCTACATGAACAGGATCAGTGGGGAGACCATCTTTGTCACCGCTCTCCACGAGGCTACTTCTGGCATCATTGGTGTCAACAGGAAGGGACAGGTGCTGTCGGTGTGTGTGGAGGAAGAGAACATCATCCCCTACATCACCAACGTCCTGCAGAACCCTGATCTGGCACTGCGCATGGCTGTACGCAACAACTTGGTTGGTGCTGAGGAGCTCTTTGCACGTAAGTTCAACACTTTGTTCTCAGTGGGCAACTACTCTGAGGCTGCCAAAGTAGCTGCCAATGCACCAAAGGGAATTTTGCGGACCCCAGACACCATTCGGCATTTCCAGAGCGTTCCCGCCCAGCCAGGCCAGACCTCTCCTCTGCTTCAGTACTTCGGCATCCTGCTGGATCAGGGCCAGCTCAACAAGTTCGAGTCCCTGGAGCTTTGCAGGCCTGTACTGCAGCAGGGTCGCAAGCAGCTGCTGGAGAAGTGGCTAAAAGAAGATAAACTGGAGTGCTCTGAAGAGCTGGGTGATTTGGTCAAATCTGTGGACCCgactctcactctcagtgtctACCTGAGAGCAAATGTCCCTAATAAAGTGATTCAGTGTTTTGCTGAGACTGGACAGTTTCAGAAAATAGTATTGTATGCAAAGAAGGTTGGTTACACTCCAGACTGGATCTTTCTGCTTCGAAACGTGATGCGGATCAGTCCAGAGCAAGGCCTGCAGTTCTCCCAGATGCTGGTGCAGGATGAGGAACCTCTTGCTGACATCACCCAGATTGTGGATGTGCTCATGGAGTACAACCTGATCCAGCAGTGCACTTCCTTCCTGCTGGATGCTCTGAAGAACAACCGGCCCACTGATGGCCCTCTGCAGACCCGGTTGCTGGAGATGAACTTGATGCATGCTCCACAGGTGGCTGACGCTATCTTGGGAAACCAAATGTTCACCCACTACGATCGAGCTCATGTGGCCCAGTTGTGTGAGAAAGCCGGATTGCTACAGAGAGCCCTGGAACACTACACAGACCTGTATGACATCAAATGTGCTGTGGTGCACACCCACCTTCTCAATCCTGAGTGGCTGGTGAACTTTTTTGGCTCGCTGTCAGTGGAGGATTCTCTGGAGTGCCTGAGAGCCATGCTCTCAGCCAACATCCGCCAGAACCTGCAGATTTGCATCCAGGTGGCCTCCAAATACCATGAGCAACTTACCACCCAGTCCCTCACCAAGCTCTTTGAGTCTTTTAAGAGCTTTGAAGGGCTGTTCTACTTTCTTGGCTCCATTGTGAACTTTAGTCAGGATCCAGAGGTCCATTTCAAGTACATTCAGGCAGCCTGTAAAACTGGACAGATCAAAGAGGTGGAGAGAATCTGCCGAGAGAGTAACTGCTATGACTCTGAACGTGTGAAGAATTTTCTTAAGGAAGCTAAACTGACTGATCAGCTGCCTCTCATCATTGTGTGTGACCGCTTTGACTTTGTCCATGACTTGGTCCTTTATCTGTACCGCAACAATCTGCAGAAATACATTGAAATTTACGTGCAGAAGGTGAACCCCAGCCGCTTACCTGTGGTGATTGGTGGACTGTTGGATGTAGACTGCTCAGAGGATGTCATTAAGAACCTGATCCTGGTGGTCCACGGACAGTTTTCCACCGATGAGCTGGTGGCCGAGGTGGAAAAACGGAACAGGCTGAAGCTGATGCTGCCCTGGCTGGAAGCTCGTATTCATGAGGGATGTGAAGAACCTGCTACCCACAATGCCCTGGCTAAGATCTACATCGACAGCAACAATAACCCTGAGCGATTCCTCAGAGAGAACCCATACTATGACAGCCGTGTGGTGGGCAAGTACTGCGAAAAGAGGGACCCCCATCTGGCTTGTGTGGCTTATGAGAGAGGACAGTGCGACCAAGAGCTTATTAATGTGTGCAATGAAAACTCCCTCTTCAAGAGTCTGTCTCGGTATTTGGTGCGTCGTAAGGACCCTGAGCTGTGGGCCAGTGTTCTCCTGGAGAGCAACCCCTATAGAAGGCCACTGATCGACCAGGTGGTGCAGACTGCACTCTCAGAGACCCAGGACCCAGAAAAGGTGTCCGTTACAGTGAAAGCCTTCATGACTGCTGACCTGCCTTATGAACTGATTGAGCTTCTTGAGAAGATTGTTTTGGATAACTCTGTTTTCAGTGAGCACAGGAACCTGCAAAACCTTCTGATCCTGACGGCCATCAAAGCTGATCGCACACGCGTAATGGAATACATCAACCGCCTGGACAACTACGATGCCCCCGACATAGCCAACATTGCCATCAGCAACGAGCTCTTTGAAGAGGCATTTGCCATCTTCAGGAAGTTTGATGTCAACACATCTGCAGTGCAGGTTCTGATTGAGCACATTGGTAACCTGGACCGGGCATATGAATTCACTAAAAGCTGCAATGAGCCTGCCGTGTGGAGGCAGTTGGCTAAAACTCAGCTGAAGAAAGGCCTGGTAAAGGAAGCCATCGATTCCTACATCAAGGCTGATGACCCATCGGCATACATGGAAGTAGGACATGCTGCAGCCCAAAGTGGGAACTGGGAGGATTTGGTGAAGTTCTTGCAAATGGCACGCAAGAAGGCCCGTGAGTCATATGTAGAGACTGAGCTGATCTTTGCATTGGCTAAAACCAACCGCCTGGCTGAATTGGAGGAGTTTATCAATGGCCCGAACAACGCCCACATCCAACAAGTTGGTGATCGTTGCTATGATGAGAAGATGTATGAGGCAGCTAAGCTGCTGTACAACAACGTGTCTAACTTTGGCCGCCTGGTTTCCACTTTGGTCCACCTGGGAGAGTACCAAGCTGCTGTGGATGGAGCACGCAAGGCCAACAGCACACGAATCTGGAAAGAGGTCTGTTTTACCTGCGTAGATGGGAAGGAATTCCGTCTGGCACAGATATGCGGCTTGCATATTGTTGTCCATGCTGATGAACTTGAGGAGCTCATTAACTACTACCAGGACCGTGGctattttgaggagctgatcACCATGTTGGAGGCAGCTCTGGGGTTGGAGCGCGCTCACATGGGCATGTTCACTGAGTTGGCCATCCTCTATTCCAAGTTCAAACCACAGAAGATGAGGGAGCATCTGGAACTCTTCTGGTCCAGAGTCAATATTCCCAAGGTATTGAAGGCAGCAGAGAAGGCTCATCTGTGGGCGGAGCTGGTCTTCCTATATGACAAGTATGAAGAATACGATAATGCTATCATCATCATGATGAACCACCCTGCCGATGCCTGGAAGGAGAGCCAGTTCAAAGACATTGTTACTAAGGTGGCTAATGTGGAACTGTATTACAGAGCCATCCAGTTCTATCTGGAGTTCAAGCCTCTGTTACTGAACGATTTGCTTATCGTCCTGTCCCCAAGACTTGATCACACACGTGCTGTTAACCTCTTCTCTAAGGTTAAACAGCTGTCTCTGGTTAAACCATACCTGCGATCTGTACAGAACCATAACAACAAATCGGTCAACGAAGCACTAAATAATCTCTTTATAATAGAGGAGAACTACCAGGCTCTGCGCACATCCATCGATGCCTACGACAACTTCGATAACATATCTCTGGCCCAGAGCCTGGAGAAGCATGAACTCATTGAGTTCAGGAGAATTGCTGCCTACCTGTTCAAAGGCAACAACCGCTGGAAGCAAAGTGTGGAGCTCTGCAAGAAGGATAAACTCTACAAGGATGCCATGCAGTATGCATCAGAGTCAAAGGACACAGAGCTGGCCGAGGAACTGCTGCAGTGGTTCCtacaggaggagaagaaggagtgCTTCGCTGCCTGTCTCTTCACTTGCTATGACCTCCTGCGGCCCGACGTGGTGCTGGAGAAGGCCTGGAGGCACAACATCATGGACTTCTCCATGCCCTACTTCATCCAGGTCATGAGGGAGTACCTCAGCAAGGTTGATAAGCTGGATGCATCCGAGTCTTTGAGGAAAGAGGAGGAGCAAGCCACAGAGGCACAACCCATTGTTTATGGCACACCCCAACTGATGCTCACTGCAGGCCCAAGCGTCCCTGTTCCTCCTCAGCAGCCTTACGGCTATGGCTACACCGCCCCTGCTGGCTACGGCCAGTCAGCGCAGCCCGGCTTTGGCTACAGCATGTAG